A single Crateriforma conspicua DNA region contains:
- a CDS encoding ParA family protein: MRSIAVINQKGGVGKTTTSVNLAAALAEAGRRVCVLDLDPQAHASLHLGITTLDGDPSMYEVLCGDLSIDQARRNLSDNLSIVPANLDLAASELELASEVGREMILRDKMDADEEPYDYFILDCPPSLGVLTVNALVAVGEVFLPLQPHFLALHGLSKLLRTIEVVSRRLNSQLRLTGVMLCMYDSNTRLAAEVSTDIDEFFAANTGSRRFFQDAQFFDTRIRRNIRLAEAPSFGQSIFQYSGESNGAADYRALAEEVMAQEVAAEQPQRMAA; this comes from the coding sequence ATGCGATCGATCGCCGTGATCAATCAAAAGGGTGGCGTCGGCAAAACGACGACTTCGGTGAACCTGGCCGCCGCTTTGGCCGAAGCCGGACGCCGCGTCTGTGTCCTTGACCTGGATCCCCAGGCGCACGCATCGTTGCACCTGGGCATCACCACACTGGATGGCGACCCCAGCATGTACGAAGTGCTGTGCGGTGACCTTTCCATCGACCAGGCGCGTCGCAACCTTTCGGACAATCTTTCGATCGTGCCGGCCAACTTGGATTTGGCCGCATCGGAACTGGAACTGGCCAGCGAAGTCGGAAGGGAAATGATCCTGCGTGACAAAATGGACGCGGACGAAGAACCGTACGATTACTTCATTCTGGATTGCCCGCCCAGCCTTGGCGTGTTGACGGTCAACGCGCTGGTCGCTGTGGGGGAAGTCTTCTTGCCGCTGCAGCCACACTTCCTCGCGCTGCACGGGCTTAGCAAGTTGTTGCGGACGATCGAAGTGGTTTCGCGTCGGCTGAATTCACAACTGCGTCTGACCGGCGTGATGCTGTGCATGTACGATTCGAATACCCGCTTGGCCGCGGAAGTCAGCACGGACATCGACGAATTCTTTGCCGCCAACACCGGCTCGCGGCGTTTCTTCCAAGACGCCCAGTTCTTTGACACTCGCATCCGCCGCAACATCCGTCTTGCCGAAGCCCCCAGTTTCGGCCAGTCGATTTTCCAGTACAGCGGCGAAAGCAACGGTGCGGCGGACTATCGCGCCTTGGCCGAAGAAGTGATGGCCCAAGAAGTCGCCGCGGAACAACCCCAACGCATGGCGGCCTGA